ATAGGCTTGGATGAAGCTCGACGTCGAGGCGCGCTGGGCGCTCTCGACGATGAGTCGGATTTGTTCGTCGGTCAACGTCTCGTCCGTGAACGAGCGGACAGAGCGGTGGTTCAGTAGTGTGTCAATGACTTGGTTCATGTAACATCCCCCTTTTTTCTTATCTTGGCATATGGACGGGCTTGGGACAATTTTTGAGATTCGAACCACTTATCCTCCTAAGGTAAAAAAAACAAAAACAGAGATGCAGCTACGCATCTCTGTTGCGGACAAGTTATTCTGTCACTTGACTCAAGAACGGTGTGATATCGACGTTGAGTGCTTCCGAGAGACGCGCGCCGAGGTCGCGGTCGGCCCGATAGAAGTTGCAAATCAAGAGGAGCACCGTGTTCTCGTGGCGAACTTCTTTAATGTGTGCCACCAAGTTGTTCACGAGCGTCGTCTTCTCTTCTTCCGAGTAGCGACGGTACACTTCACCCGCTTGACCGAAGTCGTTCGTCTTCTCGATTTTTTGACGTCCGGCTACGCCTGTGAGCGGTTGTTCCGTCTCGATATAAGCCGCGTCCGGTTTCGGTGCGTCCTCATAGCGGTTTGGTTCATAGTTGACCGGGCTCGTCTGTTGTTTGAACGGCATCGCCCCATCACGCTGATTGTTCGACACTTGTGCGAACGGGCAGTTGATTGGGAGCTGTAAGTAGTTCGCCCCGATGCGGTAACGCTGCGTGTCCGAATACGAGAACAAGCGGCCTTGGAGCATCTTGTCTTCAGACGGTTGAATCCCAGGAACGAGCACACCCGGGTTGAAACCGACCGACTCTGTCTCGGCGAAGAAGTTGTCGACGTTCTTGTTGAGTGTCATCGTACCGACAAGTTGATACGGGATGACGTCTTCGAACCAATCTTTCGTCGCGTCGAGCGGATCGAAGTCAAAGTTGTCCATATCGGCCGGGTCGAGGATTTGGACGTAGAGATCCCACTCCGGGAAGTCGCCTTCCTCGATGGCGTTGAACAAGTCGCGTGTCGCATGGTTGAAGTCTTCGGCCTGCACTTTCGCCGC
This sequence is a window from Exiguobacterium mexicanum. Protein-coding genes within it:
- a CDS encoding catalase, with product MDQHRHLTTNQGVPIGDNANSITAGRRGPTLLEDYQLIEKLAHFDRERVPERVVHARGAGAHGVFKVKNSMKRYTKAKFLQEEGQETPIFARFSTVIHGLGSPETLRDPRGFSVKFYTEEGNYDFVGNNLPVFFIRDAIKFPDVIHSLKPDPRTNLQDPDRFFDFMSLTPESTSMLIHLFSDEGIPASYRHMRGSSVHSFKWVNEYGNTVYIKLRWVPKQGIKNLSMEEAAKVQAEDFNHATRDLFNAIEEGDFPEWDLYVQILDPADMDNFDFDPLDATKDWFEDVIPYQLVGTMTLNKNVDNFFAETESVGFNPGVLVPGIQPSEDKMLQGRLFSYSDTQRYRIGANYLQLPINCPFAQVSNNQRDGAMPFKQQTSPVNYEPNRYEDAPKPDAAYIETEQPLTGVAGRQKIEKTNDFGQAGEVYRRYSEEEKTTLVNNLVAHIKEVRHENTVLLLICNFYRADRDLGARLSEALNVDITPFLSQVTE